The Dioscorea cayenensis subsp. rotundata cultivar TDr96_F1 chromosome 18, TDr96_F1_v2_PseudoChromosome.rev07_lg8_w22 25.fasta, whole genome shotgun sequence genome includes the window ataaacaaataaatacaattttaaatttatcaattaaaCAACCAATAGTTACAGTTGCAATAGTCAAACAATAAGATATTTGACTCTTATACAAGAGATTGAAGGTTCGACTCTCTTCCAATGTATGGTTGAGATATAATAAATGCTTGTGACTTTGTGTGGTGGTTGCAATAGTCAAACAATAAGGCATTTGACTCTTATACAGAAGATTGAGAGTTCGACTCTCTTCCAATGTAGTATGATTGAGATATAATAAATGTTTTGACTTTTGTGTGGTagtttttgttcatattattaaaaaaaattactctaaCTCCGTTTTTTTTATCGGTCAtaaatccatgttttttttatctgtcattttctaacattaaaaaatatttattttttttttccaaaattactctgaacactctataatttttttttttgaactaaatatgaaagaaaaatgtgaagatATTAATTaggagtaattttgaaaaaataactaattttttattcaattttgtgAATAACTATGTTTTTTGGTACCTGAGATTTGGTTAACCACAACTAATAAAGAGAACGAAGGAAGTAAATAActattaattatcatttaaaatacAGAAAGTAGTTGTTaaaaaagtgatttttaattaaatattttgattatcgTTAGTTTTGTTGCTAGTTAATGACGGGAACAAGAAACTAGAAAGCAGAAAAGGAAAGCATGAGAAACATGAGAGAATGGGAAAGGGATACAAAgtctataaaaatttaaaacaaagtgAGGGTGGTGGTGACCAGAGCCCAATGTCCTTTCTAGAGCCCTGCTGCTCTATTAGATCCTTGCTTGCACTTCAGTGCACTTAAATAATCACCACCTAATAATCCTGCCTATATAAGCTCTCCTTCTCCTCCCCTTTCAAAACAATATAACTCACATATCCCCAATTGAAAATAAGTAtttatctttccttttgtttgtgtgtgtatcCATGGTGTCCTTACAAGCAGCAGCTCTCAATCCAGGCCAAGTttcaatgaagaagagaaagtgGCAAGCTgatagagaagaagaacaagaagaacataGAGAACCAAAGAGAAAGGATGATATAGAGCTCAATCTTGAAACTCCTCTTCCTTTGGAATGGCAAAGATGCTTAGATATCAaggtattaattatatttatatatttatttattttatcaatcaaGATTAATTtccatgaattatatatatatatatatatacatgattcaTGCATGCAGTCTGGAGAAATACACTACTACAACACAAGGACAAAGATGAGGACATCTAAAGACCCAAGAGAGATCAGCACAGAGGCAGTGGTGAGTCTTGATCTTGAACTGAACCTTGCAAGCCATGCAAATGAtcaacacaacaacaacaacaacaacaacaacaacatgaagaagatcaagaagaaaaattcaTTAGATTTGAGTTCAAATGATGAGAAGGAAAACGAGATGATCGCGGCCGTGTGCATGCGATGCCACATGCTAGTCATGATGTGCAAAGCATCTCCGGCCTGCCCGAACTGCAAGTTCCTGCATCCCCCTACTGATCGGAGCTCCCCGGCCTTCCTCAAGCCCGCGCTCAGCCTCAGACTCTTGTGCTGCAAGGATTAAATCAACTCTCATGAAAATTCATATATGAATTCATGTACATACACaagaacatttatataaatatataaatatatatatgtttgcacTTTAATTATCAAGAGTGtgtttgtgttaattaattgcATGAAATCTTTGAAAGATGCATGGCAGGAAAAAGGATATATGATCAGAAGTAGATCAAACAAAGACAAATGAGATTGCAAAGAGAGATGGATGGGCATGAACATTATACATACATCCATGTCATGACATTAATATTGGGTAGTTAATTGCTAAAAAAAGGTAGGATTACAGCATGTTGGAATTTAATATTTCTGATTGAATTAGGTGGTGCAAATTTAATTTAAGTGATGTTGGTTAAATGTCCAACTCCATCTCATTTATGTTCtattgatgatttaattttttttttaggtgcCGAACAAATGAGACTTGTGAGATTTAATGTACGTAGTTCCTGCATATATTCTTATCCTTGCCTTGAAATTTAtggtaaattataattattaattgaattCAATGTTCCTAAACTTGTACTCTTATaagaatatctatatatatatatatataattattatagcCTGTAAACCCATATTTTCTTACATATATACTTCACCAAAagtcaatttaatttttttttttatgaaaaactaaTTAacatatctatttaattatacaaatataattttatatataaaatttgaatgGGGGTATATTGGTacggtaaaataaaataaaataaaatgttcaataataTCCTAACTAGTTTTTGAAATAGGATTTCCCAAGAAATCTGCAGATAAGGAAAAGGTTAGGGGGCTAAATGCAAAACTTAAGACACTATATAAGCGATGAAATTTTAGAAAACCtggaaagaaagagagaagggaGAGATGGAGAAGGAGAGGAATGACGATGGGATAGCTCTCAGTCAAGGGATCGTGATCCGATGCTCCAAAACGGCGTTCATGCTCTCGTCGATGAGATCTTCCCTGCCAGACGGGCTCGCCGCAGAGAGGAACAATCTGGTGAGTGTTCTGGTGTTCTTATCTAATCCCAATTGAACCAcatttctagggtttcgatTTGTGACCTGATGAGAAGAAATTACCAGGAAATGGAGGGAATGCGGCGATCGATTGAGGAGTTGAAAGCAGCGCTGGCCGAGGAGAGATCGAAGAGGAGAGAATCGGCTGAATATGCCCGGTTGCTACTGACAATGCTCATCAATCTGGTGTTCACCATCGTGGCCTTCGCCATGCTTCTCACCTCGCTTTGGGTGAGATCGAAGTAGCTAGAATTCGAGGGTGGGTGTGCTTTTGTTCGCCATTTTTCTGTGAGTTTATGAGAACTTAATTTGAAACGTAAGCATTCGATTCGTTTTGAAAACTATGAATGTTCTCGAATTAATCCATTTCTATTTTGgctttatttctaatttaattgatggtgtttgtgattttttaagaaaataatataagaataatctttttttctttttacttttcatcccctgaattaaaatttaaataattattagatataatttatttttttaatccttttgtccaatttggatgatttttttataaaaaaaaaaaataataatatatttgttataaaaaaattcataaaaataaaagagggaAAATAATTAGTGAGTGGGGAGTAATTTCGCTATTTGTCAAGGTGTGCCGGTTAAAAACCCATCATTCCTCAATTTATCCTGTTCCACTGTTCCATCCTCTGTGTACCATTATACCCGGAACAATCCTGTCCGTCCGATACTAATCACACGACGAAGAAGAAAGAAGCGATATCATCTTAAGCTCCTCCGCGGGACACTGTACCCTCACCAtcccttttatttatatatatatcattcccGTTTCGCGCCGTTTGAAacgagaaagaaagaaagaaagaaagaagagctcGATCGATCGATCGAAATCAAGAAGCAAGAGTTTAGAGATCAGAGAAGACCTCTCAATGGAGGAGCTGAAGAAGAGCTCGCCATCGCGCCTGTCGGAGCTCAGGCTGGAGAGCTCCTGGGCGGCGATCGAATTCTCCGACCCCTGCCCCTGCTGTGGCAGCAAGAAGCGCCGATGTCGCCAACCGCTCACCGGACCTCGAAAGAAGCTCCTGGTATTCGAAACCCCTTCACGGCCACAACTCTCTCCTCCCGATGCCGCCACGATTCAGCCGTCAACAATCAGCCCTTCGCCACCTGGATCCCAATCCCCGTGCTCCACCGCGCCGATCGCTCCCTTGGCGGTTGCAAAGCTCGCAATGAATGGAGAGAAGATGCTGGAGAGATCTGGGTCGAGCTCGGCGGAGCAGAAGACGGTGTCATCACTCTCGGAGGAGAGCAAGAAGGAGGAGAGCGTGACAGAGGAGCAGCTCTGCGACGAGATTTGGGTCTCCGTGCGTTGCCACTGCGGCATCGCCCGTGAGATCATTCTCCGTCGCTGAAGATACTGTGTGCTTTCGTGCTTGCTTGAGAGATAAGTTTCTCTCTTTGTGTGTTTCTACTTTCTTGGTAGTGTTTTGAATCTATATAACAAAAGACTCATGAATCACTTGATTTCTAGTCACTAGTTTCATGGGTGATTGTGTAAATAGATTCCCAAAATAAGAATAAGTACTTGTGTCATTAGTTTGATCAAATGGAAAGCAAAAAGGAATTGAACTTGGtgtgatttgatttctttgttcttgGTTTACATTGACTTAACAATGTTTTCTCTAGATGTTTTGTTGTGTGTGTTAGTGTTTCAGATGAGACTAATAATTGAAGAGGCAAATGGTTACTGAAGGAAATAGTATTAGCTTATTAACATGTTAAGAGTGTCAATCCATTAACAATGTCCACATCCTAAGAAATATTTGGAACTTCTAACACAATATAGAGAGAAGATGTTTCTGATATCATCAAAGAGATCAAAACTTGGATCAAGGTTCTTGACATGCATCAATCACTGGGGCAAAGTTGTGACAAAATTTCACAAGCATTAAGTTCACTTGAcggtggaaaaaaaaaaaagaaaaagaaaattcaatatGCACCGGTGTTAAACTGTAACATTAATGTCTGCCGAAGAAACATAGGAAAACCTAACATACATTGCTCTTCTTGTCCTCGGTTTCTGATCAGATGGCAGATGTGCCCCAACAGCAACTCCATGGGATTGTAGTGCAAATTCTAGCTTGTGCTTGAGCACAATACTGAGAACAGCTGCCTGGATTCATAAGATCATCAAAAGAGTTCAAAACTTAATCAGGCTTCTCAGCATGCATTAATCACACCAAATTGCAGAGATTTAGTAAGTGATCAAGGTTGATAAGGAGAATAAAGGAGAAAAAATTCACGAGTGTCAGGCTATTTGCACATCCATAGCCAGAACACAAAGTGGGCAGCATTGAGAACAGAGAATGACATATTAACTTTAGCAAAATAGCCATCAGTCATCCATGTTTACCAAGTAGACGAAGTCCTTTGTATTAGAAATCTTCTCCACAAGAACTGTGTTTCATGGTTAAAATCACTGCAGGTACTACATTTGGCCTTTACAAGAGAGCCTAATTCAGCAGAAGCCTaataaaatcatttccaaaagcAGAAGAATTAACGCTCCTGGTTAGATGGCCTCAATCATCCAAGCTACATGAAGCAACACTTGAGACCAACTAAAAGACGTTATGGAAAGGACAAATGCACCTTTATTAGATGAGCTTTGGTGATTTTggaccataaaaataaaaacaaaagcatgCATTTAGATAGCTGAATTAGGAGAAACCCCTACTTTTAGTCTCTTACCATTATGCAGTCAGTTTTTAATGTTGATGTAGATCATTGGACTTGCATGACATTTGATGTATCATGCATATGTCAGCACTCACGACATGTTATATGCCACTTGTCATGtggttttaaactttttttttttttaataggtttTGGTGCCACAtcaacaattttaaatttataaaagaaataaaaaataaagataaaaccaCATGACATGTGGCAACTGACATGGCATAGGTGTTAATATGTGCATGACATGTCAAATGCCATAGAAGCCTAGCGATCAAcattaataatgaaaattgaTAACATACTGTGGCGGACTAAAAGTGCACATTTTTCCTAGTATAGACTTAAATGACACACTTTTGAAGTGATCAAAATGACCAAAGAGCCTTATCTTGTGCGATTTGCCCCATTGAAAATCCAATCACTTTGGTCCACATATATGTTCACACCTCAACGAACATAGGTCTTCCACTGCAAGCCCtaaaatcaatacaataaaaactaataaaaaaatcgcATTTCCCAATCACCAAGAACCATGACTGAGAGAGGGCCTTGAGACAAAAATCACTTCAGCATTACTAGCTAGAACACAAACTAGGAAGCATCAAACAAAATGACATATTAACCCAACAAAATAATCACACACTTATTCATGTTAACCAAATTGACAAAGCACTTTGCAGTCTCTATGACCATAAGCACATATACTGGAAATCTGGGAAAATTGCTTTAGTAGTTAAAAAATCACCAGGAGTACAACCTTCATTTGCCCTACTAAGCGCTTAATTCACCCGTGCTGCTCATATAGTTATATAAGTGAAAATTGTCATCCAAAATAAGAAGAAACAACACTCTTATCCTAATGACAATACTTCAAAGTACATGGAGCATCACTTGTAGCTTGCTATAAGATGTTATTGAAAGATACACTGACAAGGAGTTCCTGAATGtgaattttgttatatatatgttctCACCACACTAAACAGGTCCTTGAATCCCACCATTAAAACCAACACAAGAACTCCAACAGACATCAATTCAAAAATTACATTCTCTACTCACCAAGAACACTAACTCAAGATTAAAATGCTCAAAATCAAGTGTCACAAGTGCATCTTGAAACCCTAACTTCCTGGTTACCTCATAAGAAAGGCTTCCATTCATAGCTTCATAAAAATCTTATCGCAGTTTATACCATTTTTTGCTAAGACATTATATCAAACACCTACCAGACAAGAGTTTAAACATCTAAGCATTTAAATCAACATTGAGAACTCATTAAAACAAAGATCAAAACCGTAATTATACTCATTTTAAATCCATTTTCATTAGAAATTGCAATCCAAGCTTGAAAATTTCAGTGAAACCCTAAAACAAAATACCTCATTTCCACAGCTTCATGCTGCTCCACGGAAACCTCGCCTTCTCCTCCTTCGcctcctcttccttcttcttattattcttcatcttcatcttcatctccacGCTCCTACCCCCTCTCCGCCCACTAAATTCACCGTGATCCCTCTCAGCACGCTCATCAAGCCAATGAGTACTCACCTTCCCTTCCTCCACAACACTCGCCTTTGCCTTCGCCTTCGCCGCGATCCTCTCCCTCTCCTCCTGAACCAACCCAACGGGGAACAACTCCGGCGAGATAGACAGCGGCGTTCGGAGAGTCACGTAGGCCTTCTTGTAGTCCGGCTTGGCAGCGAGGTAGGGACCACGGCGACGCTTCTTGCCCTCCATGTTGAGAGTGTGAACATCAGCGACATCGAAGCCATAGAGGGATTCAAGGACGCGGCGGATCTCGATCTTGGACGCAGAGGGGATGGTCTTGAAGGCGATCTCGCGTATGGAATCGAAGGGCGGCGACGGCATCAAGAGCTTCAGCGGGAGGTTGGCGAAGTGCACCACTCGGCGGCCGAGCCTGCttcccatctctctctctctctctctctctgtggcTGCGGCGGCGCTTCCTTCTGCTTCTAGCCTCGTTATCGGATCCGGAATTCGGGTCGGATCTTGGAGATGGACTTTTAAGTCCGATAACACACATTCATATATACCCCTGTTAAAGTGTGTATTTGCATGTCTACTTCAAAATATACAAACCCTATACTGAAAATTCAGCaattttttagagaaaaaaaaatagcgaggttttttttataacgATTCGTAAAATCATGTTATAGATGGGGGCCGGGGgtgaaataaaaatgagaaaacataTTCTTTTCAAACCCTTAAAAATAGGGAAATTATTATCGTTATTTTCGGAGAATTTTATTAGCATTTTCTTCGAGGACTAGTTTGTAAAAATCATGGCTTGTGCGTACAAATAAGCTGCCTTAGCCGACTGCAGCATTGGACTCCAAATTGGGAAAATGGCGACTCTTGCTCTTCCCAAAATAACCCTTACCTCGACCTCCAATCCTCTAATCCCTGGCCGTTCTTCTCTCCAGATTCGGTTCGCGAAGTACTCCTCCACATGCTTCAGACCTCTCATCGGCCAGATCTCTTCTCTTAGATCTCCTGCTCAACGTGTTCCGACGCCTGCGGCCGTATCCGGTTCAAGCGCCGATGGCGAGCCGAGATCGAGCATTGGAGATCTAACCCTCGCGGTCGAGGTATCATAATAACTCGCtcacttttctttttcatttcaattttccGCACTTCCATTAAGAGATTGGGTGGGTCGAAGGAGATTTTGGGAAAATAATTTGGAGGTCATTTCggggataagaaaaaaaatggttatATTGCAGGGAATGATGTGCGATGGATGCGCTGCAAGCGTGAAAAGGATTCTGGAAAGTCAAGTAAGAAGAATACTAGTTCTAAGGCTGACGTGCTGCTATGCTAATCTTTTTTTAacttgattgtttgtaattgaTAGTAAAAAATGATCGCAGGCTCCAGTATCATCAGCTAGCGTGAGCTACTTGCAAGGAGCGGCTATCATATGGGCTTCACCAGAAGCTAAAACCGGGTTGAATTGGCAGGAGGAAGTTGGGGAGAAACTTGCACAGCACTTGACCACTTGCGGATTCAAGTCCCAGCTCAAGGGCTAGTTATTACTCTTAATTATGTATCTCATGGCCAATGATGTACCGCTATTTCACCTGGTTATTTTATTTACCCCCACGTCATTCAGTTATTGATGTGCTTTGTCAATCTGACTTATCATCTTTATCACGACACCTGAAACAGTGATGTTATACCATGTTTGTTACACAAGTACCAATTTGCATGGCATATAATAGCATGATCAACATCACCACAATCAAGGCAGGGGCTACTGGTTTGTAACATGTATATTACATCAACATTTAGCATCCACTTAAGATGGATCTCAAGAAATTACCGCACACGTTAACCAAATTTCTACCAATACCCTAAAATTGGCCTCAAAAGAACCAGTGATATGCGTCTTTAAACGTATTctgtataataattaaaagaaaacctctGGTTAAACAACAACCCAACATGGTTATTCATGCATATAATCACAAGCAGAGGAATCCATTTTCACAGCTTTCACCAACAAAAGTACTCAACAGCTAAGCTTAGTGCAGGCCAGCCAGCCAGCCAGAATAAAAATGAATCCACAAAACTCAGGAATGCATGCTAAACCTATACTTCTGCATTTCAATAGATTAATGAAAGTTGATTCGGCTTCAAAAACAATGGAGGAAAGCATAGGAGAAAAGCTACAGTGCACCAGGACATCAACAGCAATGTAAAGACTAGCACTCAGATCAAACCACTGCAGCTACAAGGACAGCAACAGCTTCCCAACAGCCAATAGAGAATATCATCAACATGATCATCACAAACTCCACAGCAACAACTTATGATCAGGCCCCAAAAAATTTAGAAAGAGTGGAGAACATGATCAGAGGTTTATTCCTGTGAGGAAGACTGGAAATTAAGTAAATGAGGTTCTTACCAAGAGAAATTTACTAGGAGTTCGTCTCAGCAATCGCAACCATTGttctataaaaaatttgtaTGGTCACCGATCATGTGATCACCCACCATCACCAACATCATCTCATGAATCATCATCATGAACAtcatcaatcatcatcatcatcatcatcatcatcatcattcaccatcaatatcatcaaaattataatcaGCAGCAGCTACACAGCTTCATCAGCAAGACCGCATCCATTTGCAAGCATCTTGCTAATCAGCCATTAATCAGCTACTCACTCTCGAACAGAACTAGGAAAGTTCACGATATAGTCCATCATAAATCAGAACCATACTAAGAAAGATAAAACCATCCAAGGGCAGTTCTAAAGTAAAACGAAGTGATAACATCCAGTACATGACAAAATACAAGTCTTCTAGAATGCTTGTAGATAACTAAGAACACATGCAGGACTACTATAAGCACAAAATAGAGGGCATATGCGAGCTTCAATGAAGAAGATTTAAACCTTGAAAAAAGTCCATTGCCATCAAAACCATAGTTTTACTTCCACAAATCTTGCAATTGCTGGTTTGGCTTTATCTGCTGCATATTTTCATCAATCCTGCTAAACAATTGTGTAGGAGCATGATTAGATTAATGAACAAGACAGTTTGAAAGAAGGAACGACATATGGCACAAACAGAGATCATCAGAGGTATCAAAGGTTAATTACCTCAGCAGAATTGTGTGGGGAAGGACTTCGAGAGTCATCACGACCTTTGGGTGATGCACTTTGAGAACGTGGAGATTTTT containing:
- the LOC120282618 gene encoding uncharacterized protein LOC120282618, which produces MEKERNDDGIALSQGIVIRCSKTAFMLSSMRSSLPDGLAAERNNLEMEGMRRSIEELKAALAEERSKRRESAEYARLLLTMLINLVFTIVAFAMLLTSLWVRSK
- the LOC120281888 gene encoding uncharacterized protein LOC120281888 — its product is MGSRLGRRVVHFANLPLKLLMPSPPFDSIREIAFKTIPSASKIEIRRVLESLYGFDVADVHTLNMEGKKRRRGPYLAAKPDYKKAYVTLRTPLSISPELFPVGLVQEERERIAAKAKAKASVVEEGKVSTHWLDERAERDHGEFSGRRGGRSVEMKMKMKNNKKKEEEAKEEKARFPWSSMKLWK
- the LOC120282391 gene encoding putative mediator of RNA polymerase II transcription subunit 7, whose amino-acid sequence is MVSLQAAALNPGQVSMKKRKWQADREEEQEEHREPKRKDDIELNLETPLPLEWQRCLDIKSGEIHYYNTRTKMRTSKDPREISTEAVVSLDLELNLASHANDQHNNNNNNNNNMKKIKKKNSLDLSSNDEKENEMIAAVCMRCHMLVMMCKASPACPNCKFLHPPTDRSSPAFLKPALSLRLLCCKD
- the LOC120281889 gene encoding copper-transporting ATPase PAA1, chloroplastic-like, whose protein sequence is MATLALPKITLTSTSNPLIPGRSSLQIRFAKYSSTCFRPLIGQISSLRSPAQRVPTPAAVSGSSADGEPRSSIGDLTLAVEGMMCDGCAASVKRILESQAPVSSASVSYLQGAAIIWASPEAKTGLNWQEEVGEKLAQHLTTCGFKSQLKG